The nucleotide sequence TGGATCGCGAGAAACAGTTGAGTGGGATTCTGCCGACTCAGATTGCCTATGTGGCTGCCGGCCTGGCGGAATGGGATCAGCATGTCAGCAGGAAACTGTCGCCTGAAACGGATGAAGCGTTGCGGTTCATGTTGAGCGTGCAGTCGAAAGACGGCAGCTGGGGGAATGCCGACTGCTGGCCGCCCTTCGAGTCGAGTAATTATCATGGGGCAACGATTGCGGCACAGGCCATTGCGGCTGCGCCCGGGTGGCGCGAAAATCTGCAGGATCCAAAACTCCAGGCGTCTGTAGCGCGTTTACATTCATTTCTAAAGCAGACTGAGCCTGCACATGATTATGGTAAAGTGCTTTTGTTATGGACAGCTGCTTCCTCTCCGGATCTGATCAGTGCAGAGCAAAAACAGGCTCTGATTCAAATGATTCGCGAGCATCAGCTGCCTGACGGAGGCTGGTCGATACGGTCTTTTGCGACACCTGAAGCCTGGGGACGAGGGAATCGGGCGGAAAAACTGCGTGCCGAGCCGGAATACGATCAAAAGGCAGGTCGCTGGAAAAAACTGTCGAGTGATGGCCATCAGACGGGGCTGGCGATACTTGTCCTGCGGGAAAGTGGCGTGCCTGCCAATGATCCCCAGATTCAAAAAGGAGTACAGTGGCTCCTGACTCATCAGCGTGAATCGGGTCGCTGGTGGACTCGTTCACTGAATACAGATCGCTGGCATTTTATTACCTATAGCGGGACTTTTTACCCATTACTGGCATTGAAACACTGCGATGTTTTACCTGCGTTGAAACAGACCACCGCCCGCTGAGCCTGCGTGCTATTCTGCTTTGGGAGGCAGCTTTTCTGACTGCCATTTTTTGAACTGGGGGGAAGCCGTGAATTTTTCGATGTTTTCGAGTTCACTGAGGTCCAGGTCTTCATAGGCAAAACCAAATTTGGATTTGAGAGTTTCCAGGTGTTTAATGGTTTCGTCGAAATTGCCCTGGAGTACGGAGATGTTGAGCAGGTGCAGGTAAGGTTGCAGAAGATCCGGTTCAATTTCCGATGCTTTACCGGCGTATTTCGCAGCGAGGCTGATGTCGCCCATTTCAATCAGGATGCCAGCCCGCAGGGAGTACAGATAAGGGTCCACTGTTTTCAGTGAAGCGGACAGACGCTCCAGGCAGTCGATGGCCTGAGGATATTGTTTTTCCATGCTGAAATAATCAACACTCAACATCTCTGCAGCGGGATCCTGAGGATGGTACTTGCGAAAAACGTTTAACACCTGCTGGTATTTTTTGCTGTCTTCTTTGGCAATTGAGTCTTGCGCCAGAAAGAGCAGGACCGTTTTATCGCTTTTGTATTGAGAAGGAAGTTGTGAGTACGCCTGGAATGGATCAGCCTTTTCGTCGGTGACTGTAAGGAAGTCATAACGTTTTTTCTGGTCGAGGATCCGAGTTTTCTGTTCGGGAGTCAGTTTATCCTGATTGGCTCCATGGGCCTTGTACAATTCGGGTAAATAGACCCGCTGCAGAGATTGAGAAATCAGCTCTCCGGTAGAGAAACTGTCGATGTCGATGATTTTCAGTTCGCCGGAATCCTGTTTTTCGATAATCAGCGCCTGGTAGTTGAGAGTCCAGTCGGGGCGGAGGAAGCGGAAAATGACCTTGAATTGGTCGTCTTCTTTTCGCATGGCAAGGAAGCGATAGTCCGCTCCGTTAGCAACTTCTGCGAGAATCTCAGAGTCGATCCCCTGATTTTCGCCCGTGTAGGCGGCTTCAAGTTGCTGGCGGACCGGTTGAATTGCCTGTTTAACGGCGGAATTCTGTTCGTATTCTGCCAGGACTCGATTAATGAAGGTTTTCCAGTCAAACAGGGCCCGGAATTTAGCCGGATCCTGAGCAGCGGCGGTTTCCTGAATCTGCTTACCAAATGCCTGAAGTTCT is from Gimesia maris and encodes:
- a CDS encoding tetratricopeptide repeat protein, with the translated sequence MTDHRLKSPASRTLQVILTVMTLLLLLQNYVLAASQQMTPQELQAFGKQIQETAAAQDPAKFRALFDWKTFINRVLAEYEQNSAVKQAIQPVRQQLEAAYTGENQGIDSEILAEVANGADYRFLAMRKEDDQFKVIFRFLRPDWTLNYQALIIEKQDSGELKIIDIDSFSTGELISQSLQRVYLPELYKAHGANQDKLTPEQKTRILDQKKRYDFLTVTDEKADPFQAYSQLPSQYKSDKTVLLFLAQDSIAKEDSKKYQQVLNVFRKYHPQDPAAEMLSVDYFSMEKQYPQAIDCLERLSASLKTVDPYLYSLRAGILIEMGDISLAAKYAGKASEIEPDLLQPYLHLLNISVLQGNFDETIKHLETLKSKFGFAYEDLDLSELENIEKFTASPQFKKWQSEKLPPKAE
- a CDS encoding prenyltransferase/squalene oxidase repeat-containing protein, whose translation is MKARFDQGAKVINTTNVNSFILVIGFWSLQVTAQTSNSETTPERAKKFQYQTDVIHVPGAYVDEPIRKEFSLQQGEQYLEQGSDAWTTQRKCVSCHTNGMYLLSRPELTPELGVPAREKRDFFIKELRKLEAMDREKQLSGILPTQIAYVAAGLAEWDQHVSRKLSPETDEALRFMLSVQSKDGSWGNADCWPPFESSNYHGATIAAQAIAAAPGWRENLQDPKLQASVARLHSFLKQTEPAHDYGKVLLLWTAASSPDLISAEQKQALIQMIREHQLPDGGWSIRSFATPEAWGRGNRAEKLRAEPEYDQKAGRWKKLSSDGHQTGLAILVLRESGVPANDPQIQKGVQWLLTHQRESGRWWTRSLNTDRWHFITYSGTFYPLLALKHCDVLPALKQTTAR